Part of the bacterium genome, GCTTATACCGAAGTAAGACTTCCTCTTTCGTTTCATCCTGATAAGTGGTCTTCGATAGTTCTTTCGACATGTTTTTTAATGGTAAGGTTAAGATGCGATAAGAACGGTAGAGACCACGCTCCCGCAACTCGATTAGTTCGCCGGCTTTCACTTCATCAGCAGCATCCAGTTTTCGCTCGCTACGATATACTTTACCTTCTTTACAAGCCGTCGTCGCCTGAGTTCGGGACTTGAACAGGCGTGCTTGGAATAACCACAAATCGACTCTCATGGCGTTTCTATCCCCTTCACTTTTTTCACCGAATCTGTTGGCGTAGTCACGGTACTTTGTTTGCGTATCGGCGGGGTATCCCATTCCGTTTGAATATATGCTTCGATGGTTTGTTTCCCTTCGCCATCCCGCTCGGTAGCTAATCGCAACCAAGGCAGCAGTTGATATTCAGCGCGGATCGTGTTTTTGTTCACTCCTGTGCTAACCGGTGTTGCTACCGAGAAGAAGAGTTTATCAGTAACATACC contains:
- a CDS encoding S4 domain-containing protein, whose product is MRVDLWLFQARLFKSRTQATTACKEGKVYRSERKLDAADEVKAGELIELRERGLYRSYRILTLPLKNMSKELSKTTYQDETKEEVLLRYK